Below is a genomic region from Chryseobacterium scophthalmum.
TCCCACTCTCCCATCAATGAAACTTTCTTGCTTGGCGTTGTTGTAATTTCAACCCAAAAAGGAAGATTATCAATTAAAATAGCGGAAAGATCACCGAATTTTGTGTTGAAATCTGCATACAATTCAGAGCTTCCGCCCAAACGTAAATTTTTATTGGTGAAAAGTTGATTTTCCGGATGGTTATTGGCGTAAATGGAAACCATATCCTTTCCAGCTTTCATATGGCAATATTCAAGGCTTTCTGCCGAAATAGGAATGAATTTACTTTTGGCATTGGTTGTTCCGGAAGATTTTGCAAAATGCTTGATATAACCAGGCCAACTTACGTCTTTATAACCTTGTCTTGCGCGCTCAACATAAGGTTCAAATTCTTCATAAGTAACAATCGGAACTTTATTTTTAAAATCCTGATAACTTGAAATAGAATTAAACCCATATTTCTTGCCGTATTCCGTGTCTTCTGCATGGAATAACTGAGAAAACAGGATTCCTTTCTGTGTCTCGATAGGATAATCCATAAAATGCTGAATCTGATCTATCCTCTGCTTGATAAACCAATTGACTACCGTATTGAAAAGTGCTTTCGTTGCCATTCTGACAAATATAATAATATTTGGATTTTCAACGAGTTATTTAAACAAAAAAACCATCACAAATTTGCAATGGTTCTCATATTAATTTTTAAATACTAAAAGATTAGCAGTACTCATCGTAAGCAGCCTGTAGGTTTGCCGCAATAGCTCCTGCAGGATTTCCTTCAATATGATGTCTTTCAAGCATGTGTACCAATTCTCCGTCTTTGAAAAGAGCCACACATGGTGAGCTTGGAGGGAATGGTGCCAAATGTTTTCTAGCCGCTTCTACCGCTTCTTTATCGAAACCTGCAAAAACTGTAGTCAGATGGTCTGGTTTTTTATCTCCTGTTAAAGAGTAAACAACGCCCGGTCTTGCCGCTCCCGCTGCACAACCACATACAGAATTGATTACTAAAAGAGTAGTTCCTGATTGTTTTAAAGCATCTTCTACCTGAGCAGGAGTTGCCAAATCTGCGAAACCTTTATCTGTAAGCTCAGCCTTCATAGGCATTACTAAATCTGTTGGATACATTTCTTATTTTTTTTAAGTGTTTACAAATTTACACAATTCTGCATGTATTTACAATTTATAAAAACTATCTAAGTATTTAATAAACAAAATTAAAAGTTATTGATATATAACGATATAATAATAAATTTAATTAATATTTAAATAAAATACATTGATATTAAATTATATTTGCTAAATTTGAAATGATTCTAAAAACGATTTCCATGAAAAAAAACTTATTAATTAATCTTTCAGGATATTAGAGTAAATCTAATGCCAATGTAATTCCCTCACCTTTATCTTTGTTTTATCTTAGGTTTTTAGAATATTTATAAAAAAAATATCGATAAAGGATTTACAATAAGTGAAGTCCGAATACTAATTTCGGGCTTCATTATTAAAAGTAATAAATTAAACATAAATCTTAAAAATTACTTATCTACTCAGAAAACTACAAACAAATACATTTTAAATATTGAAAATGGCTTAGGAAATTACATCCACCATTTTATTAAAAAATAAAATCAACATTCATATTAAAAACGAAGCCCGAAACATAAAGTTTCGGGCTTCGTTAATCAAATCGATATGCAAAGGTTGAATATCCTTAATAAATGGTGGATGGGTTTTGGTTGATAGTCGATAGTTTAATCTATCAACAAACAACTATGAACCAATAGCTATGAAAGTAACTTCTTCGCCATTTCTGAGATACTTTTTCCGTCAGATTTTCCGGCTAAATTTTTTGAAGCCGTTCCCATCACCTTTCCTAAATCTTTAATAGACTCAGCTCCGGTTTCGGAAATAATCTGCTTAATTTCAGCTTCCAATTCTTCAGAAGATAATTGTGCAGGTAGAAACTTCTCAATGACTTTCATCTGAGCTTCTTCTACTTCCGCCAAATCATTTCTTCCCTGAGCTGTAAACTGCTCGTAAGAATCTTTACGCTGTTTGATCATTCTCTGCAAAATTGAAATTTCCTGCTCAGATGAAACTTCAGCTCCTAAAGCTTCGGTTTTTAGCAATAATATCTGAGATTTTACAGCACGAAGAGAATCTAAAGCTACTCTGTCTTTAGCTCTCATTGCTGTTTTTATTGCTTCACTTATGGTAAGTTCTAAACTCATTATAATTAATTTAACAATGTAAAAGTGTATCAATGTACCAATAACTTAATGCACAAAATTGATACATTATTAGATTGATACATTGTTACATTATTTTAGTCTACGTCTTTATTTAAAAATCTATTTTCTCTGATCTGCATGTTCCCATTGTTGTCAGACAAATACGTGTTGATATTTTGATCTGACGCATTAGAACCGTCAATGGAAATGTTTTTTCTCTTGAAGGCAGGTACAGATTCAAATTCATTCACATTATCGAAATTCTGGTAACGAGAATTGAATTCTTTCAGTTTGTTTCTTCTCTCAACTACTCTTTCCTGCTCTGCAGGTTTATTAACAAAAGTAAATTCAGATTCTGTTTGTTTCTGAGTCTCTACTTCTGATCTGTTTTGGAAAGTTGATCTTTCTTCTACTTTCGGCTGTTCAGGAGTTTGATAGAATGTTTCTATTTTTTGAGTAGTTTCTTCTATTTTTTTCTCGATTACTGAAGTTTCAAACTCATTTTTTGGCTGGCCAAAATCATATTTAGGCTCAACAACAGGTTCGTTAACGGTGAAGTTAAACTCAACCTTTTTTTCGTCTGAATAGCTATTGTTGAATGAATTTTCCTTTGGCTCTTCTTTTTTATTGTCAAAATCAAAAGAAAAAGACTGAATTTCTAAATCATTCGGATCGTCATCAAAAGAAAACAAATTCACATCATTATCATCGCTCGATTCTTCGCTTCTCCAGCTCTGAATCGGGCTTTCCAATGTATCTTCCTCTCTATCAGAGAATTTTATTTCGGTTTTTACCTCTTCATCCTCAATAATCATTTTTTTTTCAGAAGACGTCATCTTAAACTGTGGCGCATCCTGATCTTCATCATCTAATCTGAAAAGATTTTTTCCTCCAAAGTCGTATCCCTGTTCAGGAGCAACCTCTCTCTCATCTCTTGTTTTGAAAGGCGAAGTTTTTGGGTTGTCTAAAGCATCATTTAAACCGATTCTGATTTTCTCAGTAGGCCCAGAAAACTTTTGGTTATCGTTAGAAAAACCAGTAGCAATAACCAATACACTTACCGCATCACCCAATTCTTCGTCAGCTCCAACACCAAAAATAATATCTGCTGTGTGACCTGCTTCTTTTTGGATATAATCCAT
It encodes:
- a CDS encoding BrxA/BrxB family bacilliredoxin, with the protein product MYPTDLVMPMKAELTDKGFADLATPAQVEDALKQSGTTLLVINSVCGCAAGAARPGVVYSLTGDKKPDHLTTVFAGFDKEAVEAARKHLAPFPPSSPCVALFKDGELVHMLERHHIEGNPAGAIAANLQAAYDEYC
- a CDS encoding GatB/YqeY domain-containing protein; amino-acid sequence: MSLELTISEAIKTAMRAKDRVALDSLRAVKSQILLLKTEALGAEVSSEQEISILQRMIKQRKDSYEQFTAQGRNDLAEVEEAQMKVIEKFLPAQLSSEELEAEIKQIISETGAESIKDLGKVMGTASKNLAGKSDGKSISEMAKKLLS
- the ftsZ gene encoding cell division protein FtsZ, yielding MENIGTQGFSFDLPKGNSSIIKVIGVGGGGNNALKHMYEKGIHGVDFVICNTDAQTLDNNPVSNKVQLGVTITEGLGAGADPEVGEKAAIESIEDIKAAMGQNTKMVFITAGMGGGTGTGAAPVIAKVAKDMGILTVGIVTVPFSFEGKRRLDQAELGLDKLRNNVDSLIVINNDKLRQQFGNLGFKQGFSKADEVLTNAAKGMAEVITGYFDVNIDFRDAKSVLQNSGTALMSTGMASGENKAEEAVRKALDSPLLNDNKITGARNVLLLIRSGVEEATMDEIGIIMDYIQKEAGHTADIIFGVGADEELGDAVSVLVIATGFSNDNQKFSGPTEKIRIGLNDALDNPKTSPFKTRDEREVAPEQGYDFGGKNLFRLDDEDQDAPQFKMTSSEKKMIIEDEEVKTEIKFSDREEDTLESPIQSWRSEESSDDNDVNLFSFDDDPNDLEIQSFSFDFDNKKEEPKENSFNNSYSDEKKVEFNFTVNEPVVEPKYDFGQPKNEFETSVIEKKIEETTQKIETFYQTPEQPKVEERSTFQNRSEVETQKQTESEFTFVNKPAEQERVVERRNKLKEFNSRYQNFDNVNEFESVPAFKRKNISIDGSNASDQNINTYLSDNNGNMQIRENRFLNKDVD